The Vicinamibacteria bacterium DNA window TCTTTTACCGGCCGGGCCATCGATCTCGAAGCCATCGGACGCCGCTGCCATGCCCACGGCGTCTGGTTCATCGTGAATGCCTCCCAGGCTCTTGGAGCGCGGCCGCTCGACGTCACGCGCGCTCCTGTCGACGCGGTGGTATGCGTCGGTTTCAAGTGGCTCTGCGGACCGTACGGAACCGGCTTTTGCTGGATGACACCTCGACTCCTCTCGTCCCTTCGCTATAACCAGGCGTACTGGCTCGCCATGCAGACCGCCGAGGAGCTCGGAGGAGGTAGTTCGATTCCGATGGTCAAAGAGGATCTCGGGGCGAGACGATACGACATCTTCGGCACCGCCAACTTCTTCAATTTCGAGCCGCTGACCGCTTCGGTCGACTACCTCCTGGCGCAAGGTATCGATGCGGTCGCTGCTCACGATGGCGCCCTCCTCGATCGTCTCATCAACGGTCTTGTGGCGCTCGGCTATCTCGTCCTCAGCCCTCGCGGAGGCGACTCGCGCTCCACGCTCGTGGTCGCTTCTCACGCGGATCGGACCCGAAACGAAGCGATCCACCGGGGGCTGCAGGACCACGGAATCGACATTGCCTATCGAAGGGGGAACTTGCGCTTCTCGCCGCATCTCTACAACACCCTGGAGGACGTGGAGCGCGCCCTTCAGGCTCTCGAGTCCTGTCGGTGAGTACACTCCCCCTCTCCGGGTTGCAGACTGGTGCGTCGAGCCTTCTCTCAATCGAATCGTGAGAGCCGGCGACCGTACGATAGCTACGAGGGTCGGGACGAGGGTAGACTACGTCTGCCGCTTCTAGCGAAAAGAACCCAGCACGATGAACCATTGGAAGGAGGGATCATGTTTCAATCGTTACGTCTTGCTCTTCTGGTAACGATGCTGCTTCCCGTCGGTCGAGGTGTCTTCGCGCAAGGGAATGAGCTGCCGGAGGGCGCTGGCAGAGATCAGGTCCAGCGCGCTTGTGTGACATGCCACCCGGCAAACCTGATAACCCGCTCCACCGGTTACACCCACGAGCAATGGCAGAACGTCATCAGCAAGATGATGGAGCTCCCAGAGGGCTCGGCAACAGAGATTACCCAGTACTTGGCGGCGAACTTTCCGCAAAGCTTCGACCGTCGCCCAACTCTGGTAGCCGGGGATACGAAAATAACCTTTCAGGAATGGAACGTGCCCACTCTCGGGCAACGGCCTCGCGATCCACTTCAGACTCCCGATGGCACGATCTGGTGGGCGGGGATGTACGGTAGTCTCATCGGACGGCTCGACCCGAAGACCGGCGAGATGCAAGAGTACAAACTGGACCCCAAGGCAAAGCCGCACAGCATCATCGACGACCGGGACGGCAACATCTGGTACACGGGAAACGGCAATGCCACGATCGGGATGCTCGATCCGAAGACCGAGGAGATCAAGATCTATCCGATGCCCGATCCTGCAGCGCGCGACCCTCACACGCCGATCTTCACCGAGAGCGGGGATCTCTGGTTCACTCTCCAGAACAGCAACATGCTCGGTCGCCTCGTTCCCGATACCGGCGATATCAAACTGATGACTTTGCCGA harbors:
- a CDS encoding aminotransferase class V-fold PLP-dependent enzyme, producing the protein SFTGRAIDLEAIGRRCHAHGVWFIVNASQALGARPLDVTRAPVDAVVCVGFKWLCGPYGTGFCWMTPRLLSSLRYNQAYWLAMQTAEELGGGSSIPMVKEDLGARRYDIFGTANFFNFEPLTASVDYLLAQGIDAVAAHDGALLDRLINGLVALGYLVLSPRGGDSRSTLVVASHADRTRNEAIHRGLQDHGIDIAYRRGNLRFSPHLYNTLEDVERALQALESCR
- a CDS encoding cytochrome C; translation: MFQSLRLALLVTMLLPVGRGVFAQGNELPEGAGRDQVQRACVTCHPANLITRSTGYTHEQWQNVISKMMELPEGSATEITQYLAANFPQSFDRRPTLVAGDTKITFQEWNVPTLGQRPRDPLQTPDGTIWWAGMYGSLIGRLDPKTGEMQEYKLDPKAKPHSIIDDRDGNIWYTGNGNATIGMLDPKTEEIKIYPMPDPAARDPHTPIFTESGDLWFTLQNSNMLGRLVPDTGDIKLMTLPTERARPYGIKEDSRGTIWIAYRGANKLARVNPDSWEIREYPTPEPDAPQGTYIRRLAITSDDMIWYADSGRGYLGRLDPETGDVKEWPSPSGPQSHPYAIEIIDDIIWYNESNQRPDALVRFDPKTERFQSWTIPSGIGIIRHMRATPEGNLVIHQSSTNTVGLVIIPKDDT